A genomic segment from Actinomyces lilanjuaniae encodes:
- the era gene encoding GTPase Era, whose amino-acid sequence MPQSPDFSGSSSSREGQAVPVRDGDGFPVLLPALDDSGPGRAGADGARVEVAVPQVPEGFRAGFACVVGRPNAGKSTLTNAMVGTKVAITSGKPQTTRHNVRAVVHRADAQLVLVDTPGFHRPRTLLGRRLNDLVRTTLAEVDVVVFCLPANERTGPGDRLIARELAGLRTPVVAAVTKADTVSRQDLAARLLAVDSLGDWAEIVPVSARRGEQVDVLEEVLVSYLPASPPLYPSSEVTDESETTMIAELVREAALEGVREELPHSLAVVVDEVIDPERARQEDRDPGYLKGAGRRLQVRVSLVVERDSQKGIVIGRNGARLKEVGVKARKGIEELLGRKVYLDLHVRTARDWQSDPKALARLGF is encoded by the coding sequence ATGCCCCAGTCCCCTGACTTCAGCGGCTCCAGCAGCTCGCGTGAGGGCCAGGCTGTGCCTGTGCGTGACGGCGACGGCTTTCCTGTCCTGCTTCCTGCCCTGGACGACTCCGGCCCGGGGCGGGCCGGGGCGGACGGTGCGCGTGTCGAGGTCGCAGTGCCGCAGGTCCCCGAGGGCTTCCGCGCCGGGTTCGCCTGCGTGGTAGGGCGTCCCAACGCGGGCAAGTCCACCCTGACCAACGCGATGGTCGGCACTAAGGTCGCCATTACCTCCGGGAAGCCGCAGACGACCCGGCACAACGTGAGAGCCGTGGTTCACCGTGCCGACGCCCAGCTGGTGCTGGTGGACACCCCTGGCTTCCACCGGCCCAGGACGCTGCTGGGTCGGCGCCTCAACGACCTGGTACGCACCACCCTGGCCGAGGTGGACGTCGTGGTCTTCTGCCTGCCTGCCAACGAGAGGACCGGCCCGGGCGACCGCCTCATCGCCCGGGAGCTGGCCGGGCTGCGCACTCCCGTGGTGGCAGCGGTTACCAAGGCGGACACCGTCTCGCGCCAGGACCTGGCTGCCCGGCTCCTGGCTGTGGACTCCCTGGGGGACTGGGCCGAGATCGTCCCGGTCTCGGCCAGGCGCGGGGAGCAGGTTGACGTCCTGGAGGAGGTCCTGGTCTCCTACCTGCCTGCCAGCCCGCCCCTCTACCCCTCCAGCGAGGTCACTGACGAGTCCGAGACCACCATGATCGCCGAGCTGGTCCGTGAGGCCGCGCTGGAGGGGGTGCGCGAGGAGCTGCCGCACTCCCTGGCCGTCGTCGTCGACGAGGTCATCGACCCTGAGCGGGCGCGTCAGGAGGACCGCGACCCGGGGTACCTCAAGGGAGCAGGTCGCCGCCTCCAGGTGCGGGTGAGCCTGGTGGTGGAGCGCGACTCCCAGAAGGGGATCGTCATCGGGCGCAACGGCGCCCGGTTGAAGGAGGTCGGGGTCAAGGCACGCAAGGGCATTGAGGAGCTGCTGGGACGCAAGGTCTACCTTGACCTGCACGTGCGTACCGCCAGGGACTGGCAGTCCGACCCGAAGGCCCTGGCCCGGCTCGGGTTCTGA
- a CDS encoding PhoH family protein yields MTDAFREPGTAPGAAAASRGAADATVGGGGSLARTAAPAGTPTVTRTMSLPTDLDPVVLLGTHDEVLRAVEKGFPEVDVHVRGTTVTATAARENQDRLDTALVLVSELVDVARAGTPLTADSVERAVGLLEEAARPTEVLTDSVLSARGRTITPRSLGQKAYTDAIEDSTITFGIGPAGTGKTYLAMAKAVDALARRQVSRIVLTRPAVEAGESLGFLPGSLTDKIDPYLRPLYDALHDMLEPEVLPRLMAAGTVEVAPLAYMRGRTLNDAFVILDEAQNTTPEQMKMFLTRLGFGSTMVVTGDVSQVDLPGGRPSGLVVVRSILEGVEGIAFCDLGSADVVRHRLVGRIIDAYASYEAQAAALQAGAAPTEHGPALRRSPRRRAAPGGARSRGRPVGAGRVGRAGRAGEASGADEGRQT; encoded by the coding sequence CCCTGGCACGCACGGCCGCCCCTGCTGGCACGCCCACCGTCACTCGCACCATGTCCCTGCCCACTGACCTGGATCCGGTGGTCCTCCTGGGCACCCATGACGAGGTGCTGCGCGCGGTGGAGAAGGGGTTCCCGGAGGTAGACGTCCACGTGCGTGGCACCACTGTCACCGCCACCGCTGCCCGGGAGAACCAGGACCGCCTCGACACGGCCCTCGTGCTGGTCTCCGAGCTGGTTGACGTCGCCCGCGCTGGCACGCCGCTGACTGCCGACTCTGTGGAGCGTGCCGTCGGTCTGCTGGAGGAGGCGGCCCGGCCGACCGAGGTTCTCACCGACAGCGTGCTGAGCGCGCGCGGGCGGACCATCACCCCCCGGTCCCTGGGGCAGAAGGCCTACACCGACGCTATTGAGGACTCGACCATCACCTTCGGGATCGGTCCGGCCGGGACCGGCAAGACATACCTGGCCATGGCCAAGGCTGTGGACGCCCTGGCCCGCAGGCAGGTCTCCCGGATCGTCCTGACCCGTCCTGCCGTGGAGGCGGGGGAGAGCCTGGGCTTCCTGCCCGGGAGCCTGACCGACAAGATCGACCCCTACCTGCGTCCCCTCTACGACGCCCTCCACGACATGCTGGAGCCCGAGGTCCTGCCCCGGCTCATGGCAGCGGGAACCGTCGAGGTCGCCCCTCTGGCCTACATGCGCGGACGTACCCTCAACGACGCCTTCGTCATCCTCGACGAGGCCCAGAACACCACCCCAGAGCAGATGAAGATGTTCCTCACCCGCCTGGGCTTCGGCTCCACGATGGTGGTGACCGGGGACGTCTCCCAGGTGGACCTGCCTGGTGGGCGGCCCTCGGGCCTGGTCGTGGTGCGTAGCATCCTGGAGGGGGTGGAAGGCATCGCCTTCTGCGACCTGGGTAGCGCCGACGTCGTCCGCCACCGTCTCGTGGGCCGCATCATTGACGCCTACGCCAGCTACGAGGCCCAGGCCGCGGCCCTGCAGGCGGGGGCTGCCCCCACCGAGCATGGTCCTGCGCTGCGTCGTTCGCCGCGTCGTCGTGCCGCGCCCGGCGGTGCCCGCAGCCGTGGGCGTCCTGTCGGAGCCGGTAGAGTTGGTCGGGCTGGCAGGGCTGGTGAGGCCAGCGGAGCCGACGAGGGGAGGCAGACGTGA
- the ybeY gene encoding rRNA maturation RNase YbeY, translated as MTTEVSNETSVPIDGAEFAALADHVLQAMHVSPAAELAILFVDPEPMAELHERWLDLPGPTDVMSFPMDELRPGTAGTPTPPGTLGDIVLCPQVAAEQALEAGHSAVEEMLLLTTHGILHLLGYDHAEPHERKEMFALQRRLLLTFLAERGA; from the coding sequence GTGACGACAGAGGTCAGCAACGAGACCTCCGTCCCGATTGACGGGGCCGAGTTCGCCGCCCTGGCTGACCACGTGCTCCAGGCCATGCACGTCTCGCCCGCTGCCGAGCTCGCCATCCTGTTCGTCGACCCCGAGCCGATGGCCGAGCTCCACGAGCGCTGGCTGGACCTGCCTGGTCCCACTGACGTCATGAGCTTTCCTATGGACGAGCTGCGGCCGGGGACGGCTGGGACACCCACGCCCCCGGGGACCCTGGGTGACATCGTGCTGTGCCCACAGGTGGCTGCTGAGCAGGCGCTGGAGGCCGGCCACTCCGCGGTGGAGGAGATGCTCCTGCTGACGACCCACGGCATCCTGCACCTCCTGGGCTACGACCACGCCGAGCCGCACGAGCGCAAGGAGATGTTCGCGCTCCAGCGCAGGCTCCTGCTGACCTTCCTGGCGGAGCGGGGCGCGTGA
- a CDS encoding antitoxin VbhA family protein, which yields MSSERGTVVATGTAGTATTAAERGLRVAEAIHSGEMEGMRVDAATRADADEYVAGRIDSDELVARARARYGLG from the coding sequence TTGTCGAGCGAGAGGGGTACCGTCGTGGCCACTGGTACAGCAGGCACCGCGACGACTGCGGCCGAGCGCGGGCTGCGCGTGGCCGAGGCGATCCACAGCGGCGAGATGGAGGGTATGCGCGTCGATGCTGCGACGCGTGCGGACGCCGACGAGTATGTCGCCGGGCGCATCGACTCTGACGAGCTGGTGGCCCGCGCTCGCGCGCGTTATGGCCTCGGCTGA
- a CDS encoding alpha/beta hydrolase family protein, with translation MHPHRHARLLPRRTRSRPEPLRPSQAEITSGWAWARAFPRRAVGLVVEVCRAGRRRLARLLLGVLALVLLLLLLGAGLTEIWQIVLTLALGALVLAVSYDHRVMGGSIVLVLGLSLVGTLAGPRWSPAVFTAPLAPTTRDTSIGGQVETVPVGTYEVRTIQVSVPQADGQEVPALLRQPVGAPTPTAGVVFLHGAGTQTIEGFAEQAEALASAGATTIVPDKPMKDYTLTERDYVSMAADYAGSVEFLRSLEEVDELRVGLYAESEGGYPGVVLAAQDSRIAFLVLASAPVVPIRQQAAFAMDSYLREVGVPDPLLDIIPRILGSQELPGGWFKYADFDVSAYERHLRVPVLMLYGTEDSSMPVLQGPKTVWESMQEAGNDQLTVRYYAGANHGLKLGTSTEGPLVPGVTRDLARWVTGLPETGGAEPRVAGAASTQVYWAQVPERTRWYASGDLMLVTALLGLGLLGLSAVLWGAGQLPRLRGGHGLDLPAPLGRWAVSLGLSVTASWVLYLAYVLTVARLALNRTSNLWISYGGWVVAQGAALMTVVLLVKLVGRAWLMRGHVRRDGGGRWLTRPAGAVLLTALGGTLVQLMFLAYWGLFPLLL, from the coding sequence ATGCACCCTCACCGTCATGCCCGCCTCCTGCCGCGTCGGACCCGCTCCCGGCCAGAGCCCCTGAGACCATCCCAGGCCGAGATCACCTCCGGGTGGGCCTGGGCGCGCGCCTTTCCCCGCAGGGCCGTCGGGCTGGTTGTCGAGGTGTGCCGTGCCGGACGCCGTCGCCTGGCTAGGCTGCTCCTGGGGGTCCTCGCCCTGGTCCTTCTCCTGCTGCTCCTCGGGGCGGGACTGACCGAGATCTGGCAGATCGTCCTCACCCTTGCGCTGGGGGCGCTGGTCCTGGCGGTCTCCTACGACCACCGCGTCATGGGGGGCAGCATCGTCCTAGTGCTGGGGCTCAGCCTCGTGGGGACCCTGGCGGGTCCGCGCTGGTCGCCCGCGGTCTTCACCGCGCCGTTGGCCCCGACCACCCGTGACACCAGCATCGGCGGCCAGGTCGAGACCGTCCCGGTAGGCACCTACGAGGTCAGGACCATCCAGGTGAGCGTGCCCCAGGCCGACGGCCAGGAGGTGCCCGCGCTCCTGCGCCAGCCGGTGGGGGCACCCACCCCCACTGCGGGCGTCGTCTTCCTCCACGGCGCCGGGACCCAGACGATCGAGGGCTTTGCCGAGCAGGCCGAGGCGCTGGCCTCGGCCGGGGCAACCACCATAGTGCCGGACAAGCCGATGAAGGACTACACCCTTACCGAGCGTGACTACGTGTCCATGGCGGCGGACTACGCCGGCTCCGTGGAGTTCCTGCGCTCCCTGGAGGAGGTGGACGAGCTGAGGGTGGGGCTGTACGCCGAGTCGGAGGGCGGCTACCCCGGCGTGGTGCTGGCTGCCCAGGACTCCCGTATCGCTTTCCTGGTGCTGGCCTCGGCGCCGGTGGTTCCCATACGCCAGCAGGCTGCCTTCGCCATGGACTCCTACCTGCGCGAGGTGGGGGTCCCCGACCCCCTGCTGGACATCATCCCCCGGATCCTGGGTTCCCAGGAGCTGCCCGGCGGATGGTTCAAGTATGCCGACTTCGACGTCTCCGCCTACGAGCGGCATCTGAGGGTGCCGGTCCTCATGCTCTACGGTACGGAGGACTCCTCCATGCCTGTGCTCCAGGGGCCCAAGACGGTCTGGGAGTCGATGCAGGAGGCGGGCAACGACCAGCTCACGGTGCGCTACTACGCCGGGGCCAACCACGGCCTCAAGCTGGGTACCAGTACCGAGGGACCTCTGGTGCCTGGGGTGACGCGGGACCTGGCCCGATGGGTGACGGGACTGCCGGAGACCGGCGGTGCTGAGCCCCGTGTGGCCGGGGCGGCGTCCACGCAGGTCTACTGGGCGCAGGTGCCGGAGCGGACTCGGTGGTACGCCAGCGGGGACCTCATGCTGGTGACTGCCCTCCTGGGCCTGGGGCTGCTCGGCCTGTCTGCCGTGCTGTGGGGGGCTGGCCAGCTCCCGAGGCTGAGAGGCGGGCACGGCCTGGACCTGCCGGCACCTCTCGGGCGGTGGGCGGTGTCGTTGGGCCTGTCCGTGACGGCCTCCTGGGTGCTGTACCTGGCCTACGTCCTGACCGTGGCCCGGCTCGCCCTGAACCGCACCTCCAACCTGTGGATCTCCTACGGGGGGTGGGTAGTGGCGCAGGGGGCGGCGCTGATGACGGTGGTGCTCCTGGTCAAGCTGGTCGGCAGGGCCTGGCTCATGCGTGGGCACGTCCGCCGGGACGGGGGAGGACGCTGGTTGACCCGTCCGGCGGGGGCCGTTTTGCTCACCGCCCTGGGGGGCACCCTTGTCCAGCTGATGTTCCTGGCCTACTGGGGACTGTTTCCTCTGCTGCTGTGA
- a CDS encoding proline dehydrogenase family protein has translation MMTSTPSEPLGTADASSPCPVLPGSSTSLSTSLTDPVPTRPPDSPCPQETWELGLRAVERARGWVEASARLPVPRAAALLSRILADPDGLAFTTRFVDDVVRPADLEVAGRALRRLAAGRTDFLPPALAAATSLGGATSRLAPAVVAAAARRTFRQIVGDLVVDATDHSLGPALRRLRRDGNRLNINLLGEAVLGDQEAARRLAEVSRLVTRPDVDYVSVKVSAVTGPHNPWGFDEVVAHGVEVLTPLYRLARDHGTFLNLDMEDYKDLDLTLAVFTALLDQEELRGYEAGVVLQAYLPDSLGAMQRLQDWASARVARGGAPVKVRVVKGANLAMEAVDAGIHGWEMTTWPTKQETDTCYKRVLHWAMTPQRTRAVRLGVAGQNIFDIAMAYELRAARGLEGTDAVEFEMLSGMATTLAEVVRRDVGHLLLYVPVVAPREFDVAIAYLVRRLEENAAPQNFMSGVFDIASDNRVFTRERDRFLASLADLDPQAPVPGPRRTQDRLEGRPTGAPAPAPVQEEAFVSTPDSDPSLGGNRQWARQIAQAVPTSRLGVEAVTAGAARFAIKEDVDAVVEVLQAAAPGWAELGASIRSEIIRRAGQLLEQRRGALIEVAASETGKTIDQSDPEVSEAIDFCNLYARNALALEDPGYLGGGSFVPSRVTVVASPWNFPLAIPTGGVAAALATGSTVVLKPAPPARRCAAELVSAFHDAGVPTDVLMLAPVEDGEVSRHLVTHDGVDRVILTGSYDTARMFRSWRPDMRLLGETSGKNAIIVTPSADPDLAVRDTVASAFAHAGQKCSAASLLVLVGSAGRSERIARQLVDATASLVVAAPDHLDSQVGPVVVPDDAKAVRGLTALGEGEHWVLRPRHLGSGLWRPGIRAGVRPGSEFHLTEYFAPVLGVMRVDTLEEAVEVVNAVDYGLTSGLQTLDSEELAQWLETVQAGNLYVNRGITGAIVRRQPFGGWKRSAIGSTTKAGGPSYLLGLGEVVRSDGAVEDTPQQADVLGEGGEAEPLGGLDDLYRSVRSELADQDLLLLRTALARDAQAWRSAYGQAVDVTGLACERNVLRYRPAEVLVRAEAGTALADLVRVMAAGCLAGAGLSLSVAEALPETLATVLRDRGATVVQEDSRAWTRRLGDLAGSGALGVRVRLLGPREQPAQERWQEGCHATGGSPDVALYTGDVTACPHTELLPFLREQSVSVTAHRFGTPLDLAAGLL, from the coding sequence ATGATGACGTCCACCCCCTCCGAGCCCCTGGGCACCGCAGATGCCTCCTCGCCCTGCCCTGTTCTTCCAGGCTCCTCGACCTCCTTGTCAACCTCCTTGACCGACCCGGTCCCGACGAGGCCCCCGGACAGTCCCTGCCCGCAGGAGACGTGGGAGCTGGGGCTGCGTGCCGTGGAGCGTGCGCGGGGCTGGGTGGAGGCCTCGGCCCGGCTTCCCGTGCCCCGGGCGGCGGCCCTGCTCTCCCGGATCCTGGCTGACCCCGACGGGCTGGCCTTCACCACCCGCTTTGTCGACGACGTCGTGCGCCCGGCTGACCTGGAGGTGGCGGGGCGTGCCCTGCGCCGCCTGGCCGCAGGGCGCACGGATTTTCTCCCGCCCGCCCTGGCCGCAGCCACCAGTCTGGGCGGGGCGACCTCACGGCTCGCGCCGGCCGTGGTGGCTGCCGCTGCTCGGCGCACCTTCCGCCAGATCGTGGGCGACCTGGTCGTCGATGCAACCGACCACAGCCTGGGACCAGCGCTGCGGCGTCTGCGCCGGGACGGCAACCGGCTCAACATCAACCTCCTGGGTGAGGCGGTCCTGGGTGACCAGGAGGCTGCCCGGCGCCTGGCGGAGGTCTCCAGACTAGTCACCAGGCCGGACGTGGACTACGTCTCGGTGAAGGTGTCTGCCGTGACCGGTCCGCACAACCCCTGGGGCTTTGACGAGGTAGTCGCCCACGGGGTGGAGGTGCTGACCCCTCTGTACCGGCTGGCGCGTGACCATGGCACCTTCCTTAACCTGGACATGGAGGACTACAAGGACCTGGACCTGACCCTGGCCGTGTTCACCGCCCTTCTGGACCAGGAGGAGCTGCGTGGCTACGAGGCCGGGGTCGTTCTGCAGGCCTACCTGCCTGACTCCCTGGGGGCCATGCAGCGGCTCCAGGACTGGGCTTCGGCGCGGGTGGCCCGGGGAGGCGCCCCGGTCAAGGTGCGAGTGGTTAAGGGGGCCAACCTCGCCATGGAGGCTGTGGACGCCGGTATCCACGGGTGGGAGATGACCACATGGCCCACCAAGCAGGAGACCGACACCTGCTACAAGCGTGTCCTCCACTGGGCCATGACGCCGCAGCGCACCCGGGCCGTGCGCCTGGGCGTGGCGGGACAGAACATCTTTGACATCGCCATGGCCTACGAGCTGCGGGCGGCCCGTGGGCTGGAGGGCACTGACGCCGTCGAGTTCGAGATGCTGTCGGGGATGGCCACCACCCTGGCGGAGGTCGTACGGCGCGACGTGGGTCACCTGCTGCTGTACGTGCCAGTGGTCGCTCCCCGGGAGTTCGACGTCGCCATCGCCTACCTGGTGCGTCGCCTGGAGGAAAACGCCGCACCGCAGAACTTTATGTCCGGGGTGTTCGACATCGCCTCTGACAACCGTGTCTTCACCCGGGAGCGTGACCGCTTCCTGGCGTCCCTAGCCGACCTCGACCCTCAGGCGCCCGTGCCCGGGCCCCGGCGGACCCAGGACCGCCTGGAGGGGCGGCCCACTGGTGCCCCGGCACCGGCCCCGGTGCAGGAGGAGGCCTTTGTCTCCACCCCAGACTCTGACCCCTCCCTGGGCGGCAACCGGCAGTGGGCTCGTCAGATCGCCCAGGCTGTGCCCACCTCCCGGCTGGGAGTCGAGGCCGTGACGGCCGGCGCCGCCCGGTTCGCCATCAAGGAGGACGTGGATGCTGTCGTGGAGGTCCTCCAGGCGGCCGCACCCGGCTGGGCGGAACTGGGGGCCAGCATCCGCTCGGAGATCATCCGACGGGCCGGACAGCTTCTTGAGCAGCGGCGGGGCGCTCTGATCGAGGTCGCCGCCAGCGAGACCGGCAAGACGATCGACCAGTCCGACCCCGAGGTCAGCGAGGCGATCGACTTCTGCAACCTTTACGCCCGCAACGCCCTGGCGCTGGAGGATCCCGGCTACCTGGGTGGAGGCAGCTTTGTCCCCAGCAGAGTGACTGTGGTCGCCTCTCCGTGGAACTTCCCCCTGGCCATCCCCACCGGTGGCGTGGCTGCGGCCCTGGCCACGGGCAGCACCGTCGTCCTCAAGCCGGCCCCTCCGGCCAGGCGCTGTGCCGCGGAGCTGGTCAGCGCCTTCCACGACGCCGGGGTCCCCACCGACGTCCTCATGCTGGCTCCGGTGGAGGACGGTGAGGTCTCCCGGCACCTGGTCACCCACGACGGCGTGGACCGGGTCATCCTCACCGGCTCCTACGACACCGCTCGCATGTTCCGCTCCTGGAGGCCGGACATGCGCCTGCTGGGGGAGACCAGCGGCAAGAACGCCATCATCGTCACGCCCTCGGCCGACCCGGACCTGGCTGTGCGAGACACCGTCGCCTCGGCCTTCGCCCACGCGGGCCAGAAGTGCTCGGCCGCCTCCCTGCTGGTCCTGGTCGGCTCAGCCGGGCGCTCGGAGAGGATCGCCCGCCAGCTGGTGGACGCCACCGCCTCCCTGGTGGTGGCTGCACCCGACCACCTGGACTCCCAGGTGGGGCCGGTGGTGGTGCCTGACGACGCCAAGGCCGTGCGGGGACTGACGGCTCTGGGAGAGGGGGAGCACTGGGTGCTGCGGCCCAGGCACCTGGGCTCCGGTCTGTGGCGCCCGGGCATCCGCGCCGGGGTGAGGCCCGGAAGCGAGTTCCACCTCACGGAGTACTTCGCCCCGGTGCTCGGCGTCATGCGGGTGGACACCCTGGAGGAGGCCGTCGAGGTGGTCAACGCGGTTGACTACGGCCTCACCTCGGGCCTGCAGACCCTGGACTCCGAGGAGCTGGCCCAGTGGCTGGAGACGGTCCAGGCGGGCAACCTCTACGTCAACCGGGGGATCACCGGCGCCATCGTGAGGCGCCAGCCCTTTGGCGGGTGGAAGCGCTCGGCCATCGGCTCCACCACGAAGGCGGGTGGTCCCAGCTACCTGCTGGGCCTGGGGGAGGTCGTGCGCTCAGACGGTGCCGTGGAGGACACCCCTCAGCAGGCGGACGTCCTCGGCGAGGGCGGTGAGGCTGAGCCCCTGGGCGGCCTGGACGACCTGTACCGCAGCGTGCGCTCCGAGCTCGCCGACCAGGACCTGCTGCTCCTGCGCACGGCTCTGGCCCGCGACGCCCAGGCGTGGCGCAGCGCCTACGGGCAGGCTGTGGACGTCACCGGCCTGGCTTGTGAGCGTAACGTGCTGCGCTACCGTCCCGCAGAGGTCCTTGTGCGGGCTGAGGCAGGCACGGCGCTGGCGGACCTGGTGCGAGTCATGGCGGCGGGCTGCCTGGCTGGTGCCGGGCTGAGCCTGTCGGTGGCCGAGGCGCTGCCCGAGACGCTGGCGACGGTGCTGCGGGACCGTGGTGCCACGGTGGTCCAGGAGGACTCCCGGGCATGGACCCGGCGGTTGGGCGACCTTGCCGGCTCCGGGGCGCTGGGGGTGCGCGTGCGGCTGCTGGGACCGCGGGAGCAGCCCGCCCAGGAGCGCTGGCAGGAGGGCTGCCACGCCACCGGCGGCAGCCCGGACGTCGCGCTGTACACCGGGGATGTGACCGCTTGCCCTCACACCGAGCTGCTGCCCTTCCTGCGCGAGCAGTCGGTATCGGTCACTGCGCACCGCTTCGGCACGCCCCTCGACCTGGCCGCCGGGCTGCTGTGA